The following proteins are co-located in the Hevea brasiliensis isolate MT/VB/25A 57/8 chromosome 11, ASM3005281v1, whole genome shotgun sequence genome:
- the LOC131170272 gene encoding uncharacterized protein LOC131170272: MTRKAIKGSVIADLLAENPIDDYKALDFKFLNEHINTVDSDAEAPDEVWEMYFDGAINLSSNGNGAMLVSPDGKHFPIAVKLRFDYTNNVVEYKACTKDPKLIPYQKYLLKLIKEFEEISFTHLNRDKNQFVDALATLAVMTQMEEGQITLLLRIRAWSEPTYCFMIEEETDGKPWYHDI, translated from the exons ATGACAAGAAAGGCAATAAAAGGAAGCGTGATAGCTGATCTCTTAGCAGAAAACCCAATTGACGATTATAAGGCTCTGGATTTCAAATTCCTAAATGAGCATATTAATACAGTAGACAGTGATGCTGAGGCACCAGATGaggtgtgggaaatgtattttgatggagcaatcAATTTATCCAGCAATGGGAATGGGGCAATGCTGGTATCCCCAGATGGGAAACATTTTCCAATAGCTGTCAAGCTAAGATTTGACTATACCAACAACGTAGTAGAATATAAAGCCTGC ACTAAAGATCCAAAACTGATCCCATATCAAAAATATCTCCTCAAACTAATCAAGGAGTTTGAAGAAATTTCCTTCACTCACCTGAACCGTGACAAGAACCAATTCgtcgatgccttagctactctagctgtgaTGACTCAAATGGAGGAGGGACAGATAACATTGTTATTACGAATCAGAGCATGGAGTGAGCCAACATACTGctttatgattgaagaagagACAGATggcaaaccttggtatcatgacatctag